The genomic region GGAGAGGACCCGCCCTGTGCCGCAGGCGAAGTCCAGATAATCAGCAAGCCTGTTCCGGCCCCTCAGTTCCTCCACCACGCCCGCGAGCACGTTCTGCTCCAATCTCCACTGCAGATCCCAATAGCTGCCTGGCCTGTATTGGTCCGCGTCGTAGAGCGCGCCAGCACCGCTCGCCCTGAAAGCATCGCGATAGGACTTCACGCACCGCCTCCTCTCCAACTCTGGATGATCTCACCGGCCGCGGTGACCCCGCGCGCCTGCAAAAACAGCAGGCTCAGCATTACATCGCGCTCCCTGTATCCACACGCGTCGAAGTCAGCCAGCAGGCGAGCGGCCACCTGGCCGGGGGCCTGCCCTGCCCACCTCGTCATGCGCCCCAGCCAGAAACGAACTGGGTCCGCAAGAACGGGCGCATCCTCGGCGAAGGACTCCCAGTCGAACAACCACAGTCGCTCTCTGCTACGCACCAGATTCCAGTGCACGAAGTCTCCATGCGCACGACATGCGCGCACCTCCGCGCCGGCGCCAATCCGGGCCGCGAGGTCCTTGTACTCAGCCCCTATCAGCGGCCACCAACTCGCCTTCTCACAACGAGCCAGGCGGAACTCACTTCCCGCCAGTTCCGATTGCACTCCCGCGACGGCATCGGACCAGTGGGGCGCAACGCACTTGGCTTCCACGGGGATGCCCTCGAGAACGAGCAGTCGATGATCCTCGAACAGATCGAGCCCGATGACTCGAGGAGCAGTGAAGCGCTCTGGGCAGACTCTCCGGATCTCGTTGATCCCAGCAGCCTCTCGAACGAGGTCTTGATCGGCGAGCGAGTCCAGGGACGCCTTTGCGAAGGCGATGCGGCGCCCGAGCTTGTCGAACAGGTGAACATAGATGCGGCGGCGCTGCAGCTGGCGGGGATGAACAAACACCGCCGCGAGATTCGCATCGCCCAGGAGGTCGCAAAGGTGCTTCTCCAGGGCCTCCGCCGAGCCTGCATTCAACGCGGCGACAGGCGTCGCAGCGGAGCGAGACACGAGCGGCGCGCCGCCACATTTCACGGCGAGCGCAATACCGCTTCGGTAAGCTCGAGCGCGAACGCTGTGTCTCGGAAGGGCTTCGACCGTGTGTCGGCTGTTCGCCCCCTCGCGGCGGCAGGCGGCGATGTCCCGACCAGCGAAGGAAAACACCCGATACCTGCGGTCGCCGGCCCGCATTGCCGTCATGAATCCCTTGACGAATGCATCGCCGCCCCAGCGCTCCACGTCACCAGCGGCCTGAGTACCCATGGCATCGGCTCGCCCTGCGTCTCGCGCCAGCTCCGACATGGCGGCAGCAAGAGCAGGCGTTGTGGGCGGAAACGTGAACCCGTTCACCCCTGGACGCACCAGAGCAGCCGATCCGGCCGCTTCCGACACTAGAACCGGAACCCCCGCAGCCATTGCCTCATTGGTCACCAATCCCCACTGCTCGGTGGTACTCGGCAGCACGAACCCCGAAGCCAAGCCGTAATAGCTCGGCAATTCGGCATATTGCTTGAACCCCGGC from Anaeromyxobacter paludicola harbors:
- a CDS encoding glycosyltransferase family 4 protein, with protein sequence MNDSARITVIFGRFGPYHAARLAALTQRCGEERVLGLEVASGTREYDWEPVVAAGFRRRTAIRGADYQDVSAIRRSVSVVRALEEESPDVVGIHGWAVAEALSALAWCKRRRRVAVLMSDSQEHDCARNIFKETGKAWIVRRFDAALVGGPTHADYLVRMGMDPGRIALGYDVVDNAYFAEGAARARAVATKLRRELALPERYFLCSARFIPKKNLSCLLEAYGIYRRGAGKSAWQLVLLGDGPLRSELEATRGRLGLKDTVLMPGFKQYAELPSYYGLASGFVLPSTTEQWGLVTNEAMAAGVPVLVSEAAGSAALVRPGVNGFTFPPTTPALAAAMSELARDAGRADAMGTQAAGDVERWGGDAFVKGFMTAMRAGDRRYRVFSFAGRDIAACRREGANSRHTVEALPRHSVRARAYRSGIALAVKCGGAPLVSRSAATPVAALNAGSAEALEKHLCDLLGDANLAAVFVHPRQLQRRRIYVHLFDKLGRRIAFAKASLDSLADQDLVREAAGINEIRRVCPERFTAPRVIGLDLFEDHRLLVLEGIPVEAKCVAPHWSDAVAGVQSELAGSEFRLARCEKASWWPLIGAEYKDLAARIGAGAEVRACRAHGDFVHWNLVRSRERLWLFDWESFAEDAPVLADPVRFWLGRMTRWAGQAPGQVAARLLADFDACGYRERDVMLSLLFLQARGVTAAGEIIQSWRGGGA